In Erinaceus europaeus chromosome 10, mEriEur2.1, whole genome shotgun sequence, one DNA window encodes the following:
- the GLIPR2 gene encoding Golgi-associated plant pathogenesis-related protein 1 isoform X1 — protein sequence MGKSASKQFNSDVLKAHNEYRQQHGVPPLKLCKKLNREAQQYSEALASTRILKHSPESSRGQCGENLAWASYDQTGKEVADRWYSEIKSYNFQQPGFTSGTGHFTAMVWKNTKKMGVGKASASDGSSFVVARYFPAGNVVNPGFFEENVLPPKK from the exons CCTCCAAGCAGTTCAACAGTGACGTCCTGAAGGCCCACAACGAGTACCGGCAGCAGCATGGCGTCCCCCCGCTGAAGCTCTGCAAGAAACTCAACCGGGAGGCTCAGCA gtattcggaggctctggccagcacaaggatcctcaaGCACAGCCCGGAGTCCAGTCGTGGCCAGTGTGGAGAGAACCTGGCATGGGCATCCTATGATCAGACAG GAAAGGAGGTGGCCGACAGGTGGTACAGTGAAATCAAAAGCTATAACTTCCAGCAGCCAGGCTTCACCTCCGGAACTG GCCACTTCACAGCCATGGTATGGAAGAACACGAAGAAGATGGGTGTGGGCAAGGCCTCAGCCAGTGACGGCTCCTCCTTCGTGGTGGCCAGATACTTCCCAGCAGGGAATGTTGTCAACCCAGGCTTCTTCGAAGAAAATGTCCTGCCGCCAAAGAAGTAG
- the GLIPR2 gene encoding Golgi-associated plant pathogenesis-related protein 1 isoform X4: MGKSASKQFNSDVLKAHNEYRQQHGVPPLKLCKKLNREAQQYSEALASTRILKHSPESSRGQCGENLAWASYDQTGKEVADRWYSEIKSYNFQQPGFTSGTGERTFEREAHGQHLLTRTQFLLYVPKNEWKGGHRTNAVIFMLGTAGSKEALLSNL, encoded by the exons CCTCCAAGCAGTTCAACAGTGACGTCCTGAAGGCCCACAACGAGTACCGGCAGCAGCATGGCGTCCCCCCGCTGAAGCTCTGCAAGAAACTCAACCGGGAGGCTCAGCA gtattcggaggctctggccagcacaaggatcctcaaGCACAGCCCGGAGTCCAGTCGTGGCCAGTGTGGAGAGAACCTGGCATGGGCATCCTATGATCAGACAG GAAAGGAGGTGGCCGACAGGTGGTACAGTGAAATCAAAAGCTATAACTTCCAGCAGCCAGGCTTCACCTCCGGAACTG GTGAGAGAACCTTTGAAAGAGAGGCCCATGGTCAACATCTTCTCACGAGGACGCAATTCCTACTCTACGTGCCAA AGAATGAATGGAAAGGAGGCCACCGGACCAATGCAGTCATTTTCATGCTGGGTACAGCTGGAAGCAAGGAAGCATTACTGAGCAAcctgtga
- the GLIPR2 gene encoding Golgi-associated plant pathogenesis-related protein 1 isoform X2, producing the protein MGKSASKQFNSDVLKAHNEYRQQHGVPPLKLCKKLNREAQQYSEALASTRILKHSPESSRGQCGENLAWASYDQTGKEVADRWYSEIKSYNFQQPGFTSGTENEWKGGHRTNAVIFMLGTAGSKEALLSNL; encoded by the exons CCTCCAAGCAGTTCAACAGTGACGTCCTGAAGGCCCACAACGAGTACCGGCAGCAGCATGGCGTCCCCCCGCTGAAGCTCTGCAAGAAACTCAACCGGGAGGCTCAGCA gtattcggaggctctggccagcacaaggatcctcaaGCACAGCCCGGAGTCCAGTCGTGGCCAGTGTGGAGAGAACCTGGCATGGGCATCCTATGATCAGACAG GAAAGGAGGTGGCCGACAGGTGGTACAGTGAAATCAAAAGCTATAACTTCCAGCAGCCAGGCTTCACCTCCGGAACTG AGAATGAATGGAAAGGAGGCCACCGGACCAATGCAGTCATTTTCATGCTGGGTACAGCTGGAAGCAAGGAAGCATTACTGAGCAAcctgtga
- the GLIPR2 gene encoding Golgi-associated plant pathogenesis-related protein 1 isoform X3, with the protein MGKSASKQFNSDVLKAHNEYRQQHGVPPLKLCKKLNREAQQYSEALASTRILKHSPESSRGQCGENLAWASYDQTGKEVADRWYSEIKSYNFQQPGFTSGTGERTFEREAHGQHLLTRTQFLLYVPS; encoded by the exons CCTCCAAGCAGTTCAACAGTGACGTCCTGAAGGCCCACAACGAGTACCGGCAGCAGCATGGCGTCCCCCCGCTGAAGCTCTGCAAGAAACTCAACCGGGAGGCTCAGCA gtattcggaggctctggccagcacaaggatcctcaaGCACAGCCCGGAGTCCAGTCGTGGCCAGTGTGGAGAGAACCTGGCATGGGCATCCTATGATCAGACAG GAAAGGAGGTGGCCGACAGGTGGTACAGTGAAATCAAAAGCTATAACTTCCAGCAGCCAGGCTTCACCTCCGGAACTG GTGAGAGAACCTTTGAAAGAGAGGCCCATGGTCAACATCTTCTCACGAGGACGCAATTCCTACTCTACGTGCCAAGTTGA